Proteins from a genomic interval of Phycisphaerae bacterium:
- a CDS encoding YkgJ family cysteine cluster protein, with product MQLPLLQTNDRFSCGSCTHCCDQPWRTMIEADKAKALHAHDFSKYPQLAGRQFYSPAADGRDGFYDLAKGEGTRCLFLDADGLCIIHKELGAEAKPAMCRQFPFLPSRTWTDDRLAMNFGCPSVQANQGEPLTRQSADIASILPASSKPHKGAGAGIPFDTASTLTHEEYDAVCDHALTLFDEARAADIWTRFAELLSTLAALQEGLRKSPNGVIDDRSVSKIMTDASAAPSSIRVEAFASPPAAPMAARMLFAATLHPDTLSAGQTGRDGLFLRMSRIPRLMALAQLSGAYASRVLARNVAIDDVLAHPVRSELEPAATRLLARYFRSRFWARLLVGTRLPIVAGVHQHIHDFNAIVFLARAEAHHRGQTLLSEPLIREALARVEFHIANQSRLYEQTMRGWLKSRLCDVRLAQKSLGLMAVHKSAKIDAALATVS from the coding sequence ATGCAACTGCCTTTGCTCCAAACAAACGACCGGTTCTCCTGCGGAAGCTGCACGCACTGCTGCGATCAGCCCTGGCGGACGATGATCGAGGCGGACAAGGCCAAGGCCCTCCACGCCCACGATTTTTCCAAATACCCCCAATTGGCCGGACGTCAGTTTTATTCCCCCGCCGCGGACGGTCGCGATGGGTTCTATGACCTCGCCAAGGGCGAAGGGACACGCTGCCTCTTCCTCGATGCCGACGGTCTCTGCATCATCCACAAGGAACTTGGCGCGGAGGCCAAGCCGGCGATGTGCCGCCAGTTTCCGTTCCTGCCCTCGCGGACGTGGACCGACGATCGCCTGGCGATGAACTTCGGATGCCCCTCGGTCCAAGCGAACCAGGGCGAACCGCTGACCCGGCAATCGGCCGACATTGCTTCGATCCTGCCGGCCAGTTCGAAACCGCACAAGGGCGCCGGCGCCGGCATCCCATTCGATACGGCCTCGACGCTGACGCACGAGGAATATGACGCCGTCTGTGACCATGCCCTCACCCTGTTTGACGAGGCCCGCGCGGCGGACATCTGGACCCGCTTCGCGGAACTACTCTCGACACTGGCCGCCTTGCAGGAGGGATTGCGGAAGTCTCCGAATGGCGTAATCGATGATCGGTCGGTTTCGAAGATCATGACGGACGCAAGCGCCGCGCCGTCTTCGATCCGCGTGGAGGCCTTCGCGTCGCCCCCCGCCGCTCCGATGGCGGCGCGGATGCTCTTTGCCGCGACGCTGCACCCCGACACGCTGTCCGCCGGCCAAACGGGCCGCGACGGTCTCTTCCTGCGCATGAGCCGCATTCCCCGACTGATGGCCCTGGCCCAGCTTTCCGGCGCGTACGCCTCGCGGGTCCTGGCCCGCAATGTTGCCATCGATGACGTTCTGGCGCATCCGGTCCGCAGTGAGCTTGAACCGGCCGCGACGAGGCTGCTGGCACGCTACTTCCGCTCGCGATTCTGGGCACGGCTGCTCGTCGGCACGCGGCTGCCGATCGTCGCGGGCGTCCACCAGCACATCCACGATTTCAACGCCATCGTGTTCCTCGCGCGCGCCGAAGCGCACCATCGCGGTCAGACACTCCTGAGCGAGCCGCTCATCCGCGAGGCCCTCGCTCGCGTCGAGTTTCACATCGCCAACCAGTCTCGGCTCTACGAACAGACGATGCGCGGCTGGCTCAAGTCACGGCTGTGCGACGTCCGGCTCGCGCAAAAGAGCCTTGGACTCATGGCCGTGCACAAATCCGCGAAGATCGATGCGGCCCTAGCCACGGTTTCGTGA
- a CDS encoding 6-phosphofructokinase translates to MNQNRLAILVGGGPAPGINGVIGAATIEAVNRGMSVIGLYDGFKHISSEHFVPERHTIELKIKDVARIHFDGGSILRTARTTLLDESELATTDVAHPDKKKVDRVLNHFTELGVTHVITIGGDDTALSARFVAERTNGRIRVVHVPKTIDNDLPLPGDIPTFGFNTARDLGSELVANLMEDARTTARWFVVVAMGRHAGFLALGVGKATGATVTLIPEEFGETTTLQAIADVLEGSMLKRRAMGRADGVAVVAEGLAYRLGDCDELERLLGKAVPRDAAGHPRLAEFPLARMLTDELIRRFEARGDKMTIIPQTIGYMLRCARPIPIDMAYCRDLGNGAVRLLVDESLNLAGGVMVTIQGSNLVPVTFADMVDPKTNRTRVRLVDINSDAYRVARAYMIRLEAHDLRDPVMLAKLAAAAKMNEEEFAQRYHRAATRLFPDSAAGLNVEIPPPDMSGKKPVGR, encoded by the coding sequence ATGAATCAAAACCGATTAGCAATCCTCGTCGGCGGCGGCCCCGCCCCCGGCATCAACGGCGTCATCGGGGCCGCGACGATCGAGGCGGTCAACCGCGGGATGTCGGTCATCGGCCTCTACGACGGCTTCAAGCACATCTCCTCCGAGCATTTCGTCCCGGAGCGGCACACGATCGAGCTAAAGATCAAGGATGTTGCCCGTATCCACTTCGACGGCGGCTCCATACTACGGACCGCCCGGACGACGCTGCTGGACGAGTCCGAACTAGCGACCACTGACGTTGCCCATCCCGACAAGAAAAAGGTGGATCGCGTCCTGAACCACTTCACCGAGCTGGGTGTGACGCACGTGATCACCATCGGCGGCGACGATACCGCCCTCTCCGCGCGGTTCGTCGCCGAGCGGACCAACGGGCGCATCCGCGTCGTCCACGTCCCCAAGACGATCGACAACGACCTGCCGCTGCCGGGCGATATCCCCACCTTCGGCTTCAACACCGCGCGCGATCTGGGATCCGAACTCGTCGCCAACCTGATGGAGGATGCCCGCACCACGGCGCGCTGGTTCGTCGTCGTGGCCATGGGCCGACACGCGGGATTTCTCGCCCTCGGCGTCGGGAAGGCAACGGGCGCGACGGTCACGCTCATCCCCGAAGAGTTCGGCGAGACGACCACACTGCAGGCGATCGCCGACGTGCTGGAAGGATCGATGCTCAAGCGCCGGGCGATGGGCCGCGCCGACGGTGTAGCGGTCGTGGCCGAGGGACTGGCGTATCGCCTGGGCGATTGCGATGAACTGGAACGCCTGCTGGGCAAAGCCGTGCCGCGCGACGCCGCCGGGCACCCCCGGCTGGCCGAATTCCCGCTCGCCCGCATGCTCACCGACGAACTGATCCGCCGCTTCGAGGCCCGCGGCGACAAGATGACGATTATCCCGCAGACGATCGGCTACATGCTCCGCTGCGCCCGGCCCATTCCCATCGACATGGCCTACTGCCGCGATCTGGGCAACGGGGCCGTGCGGCTCCTGGTCGATGAGTCGCTCAATCTGGCCGGCGGCGTGATGGTCACAATCCAGGGCAGCAACCTGGTGCCCGTGACGTTTGCCGATATGGTCGATCCCAAGACCAATCGAACCCGCGTCCGCCTGGTGGACATCAACTCCGATGCGTATCGCGTCGCCCGGGCGTACATGATCCGCCTGGAGGCGCACGACCTTCGCGATCCGGTCATGCTGGCGAAGCTGGCAGCGGCGGCGAAGATGAACGAAGAGGAATTTGCCCAGCGCTATCACCGCGCGGCAACGCGACTGTTCCCGGATTCGGCCGCCGGGCTGAACGTCGAAATCCCGCCGCCCGATATGTCCGGCAAGAAACCTGTGGGCCGGTAG
- a CDS encoding zinc ABC transporter substrate-binding protein has protein sequence MTAALGRFTTALLAVSIGWISLSGCRDSANAAKPGASAKGPLDVVCTIGMITDVVRNIGGEHITVHGLMGEHVDPHLYKATPADHRLLSNADAIFYNGVHLEGRMADLFVQLARKKAVFAVTEKIDPTLLREPPEFAGQYDPHVWFDVTLWMSAAERIRDALIELRPAQKADFESRAARYLAQMTELHEFCKKKIATIPRDRRVLVTAHDAFGYFGRAYGLEVMAIQGISTESEAGLKTMNSLVDALVQRRLPAVFVESSVNPRYIQALVEGCKARGHDVKIGGELFSDAMGKDGTPEGTYLGMVRHNVDTIVKALTP, from the coding sequence ATGACGGCAGCTCTTGGTAGGTTCACAACGGCGCTCCTGGCGGTCTCGATAGGGTGGATATCGCTGAGCGGCTGCCGCGATTCGGCCAATGCGGCGAAGCCGGGCGCATCGGCGAAGGGCCCGCTCGACGTCGTCTGCACGATCGGGATGATCACCGACGTGGTCCGCAATATCGGCGGGGAGCATATCACGGTCCACGGCCTCATGGGCGAGCACGTCGATCCGCACTTGTACAAGGCGACGCCGGCCGACCATCGGCTGCTGTCGAACGCGGACGCGATCTTCTACAACGGCGTGCATCTCGAAGGGCGGATGGCCGACCTGTTCGTGCAACTGGCCCGCAAGAAGGCCGTCTTCGCGGTCACCGAAAAGATTGATCCCACGCTCCTGCGCGAGCCGCCGGAATTCGCGGGGCAGTATGACCCGCATGTGTGGTTTGACGTGACACTGTGGATGAGCGCGGCGGAGCGGATTCGGGACGCGCTCATCGAGTTGCGGCCGGCGCAGAAGGCGGACTTCGAGAGCCGGGCGGCGCGCTATCTCGCGCAGATGACGGAGTTACACGAATTCTGCAAGAAGAAGATCGCCACGATTCCGCGAGATCGGCGCGTGCTGGTCACGGCGCACGACGCGTTCGGCTACTTCGGCCGGGCGTATGGGCTGGAGGTAATGGCGATTCAGGGGATCAGCACCGAGAGCGAGGCGGGGCTGAAGACGATGAACAGCCTGGTGGACGCCCTGGTCCAGCGGCGGCTGCCGGCCGTCTTCGTGGAGAGCAGCGTCAATCCGCGTTACATCCAGGCGCTCGTAGAGGGCTGCAAAGCCCGCGGCCACGACGTCAAGATCGGCGGCGAGTTGTTCAGCGACGCGATGGGCAAGGACGGCACGCCGGAAGGCACGTACCTCGGAATGGTTCGGCATAACGTGGACACGATTGTGAAGGCGCTGACACCATGA
- a CDS encoding 3-oxoacyl-ACP synthase III — translation MRFSKSSIAAIGYELPAQVVSSQELEQRLAPLYKTLRIQPGQLEALTGIRERRYWEPGVTMAGGAARAGAKALRAAGMAADQIGMLIYGGVCRDNLEPATACAAASALGLGSNTQIYDVSNACLGVINGIVQAASAIELGHVRAALVVSCESARQIVDLTIERMLAEPTMENFRWCLATLTGGSGAIGVVVCDSSLAPNGHRLLGGVIRSRTKYHELCRWGPDTGMPSTAPMRMDTDAAGVLEHGVELGVETWFAFLEEMGWTAESVNRTICHQVGAPHRETVMKALGVSPEKDFPTYEFLGNIGTVSLPITAAIAEERGVLERGQRTAFCGIGSGLNCLILGVEW, via the coding sequence ATGCGATTTAGCAAGTCATCCATCGCCGCCATCGGCTACGAACTGCCCGCGCAGGTCGTCAGCTCGCAGGAACTCGAACAACGGCTTGCACCGCTTTACAAGACGCTGCGCATCCAGCCGGGGCAGTTGGAGGCGCTGACCGGCATCCGCGAGCGGCGCTATTGGGAGCCGGGCGTGACAATGGCGGGCGGCGCGGCGCGGGCGGGGGCGAAGGCGCTTCGCGCGGCGGGCATGGCCGCTGATCAAATCGGCATGCTCATCTACGGCGGCGTCTGCCGCGATAATCTGGAGCCGGCGACGGCCTGCGCGGCGGCCAGCGCGCTGGGCCTCGGCTCGAATACGCAGATCTACGACGTCTCCAACGCCTGCCTCGGCGTCATCAACGGCATCGTCCAGGCGGCAAGCGCGATCGAACTCGGCCATGTCCGCGCGGCGCTCGTCGTCTCGTGCGAATCGGCGCGGCAGATCGTCGATCTGACCATCGAGCGGATGCTCGCCGAGCCGACGATGGAAAACTTCCGCTGGTGCCTCGCCACGCTGACCGGCGGGAGCGGGGCAATCGGCGTCGTCGTCTGCGACTCGTCGCTTGCGCCGAACGGTCATCGACTGCTCGGCGGCGTGATCCGCAGCCGCACGAAGTATCACGAGCTATGCCGCTGGGGACCGGATACGGGCATGCCCTCGACGGCCCCCATGCGAATGGACACCGACGCCGCGGGCGTGCTGGAACACGGGGTCGAGCTCGGTGTCGAGACGTGGTTCGCATTTCTCGAAGAAATGGGCTGGACCGCCGAGTCCGTCAATCGCACGATCTGCCACCAGGTCGGCGCGCCCCACCGCGAGACGGTCATGAAAGCCCTCGGCGTTTCGCCGGAAAAGGATTTCCCGACCTACGAGTTCCTCGGCAACATCGGCACGGTCTCGCTGCCCATCACCGCGGCCATCGCCGAAGAGCGCGGCGTCCTGGAGCGCGGCCAGCGTACGGCTTTCTGCGGGATCGGGAGCGGGCTGAATTGTTTGATTTTGGGCGTCGAGTGGTGA
- a CDS encoding electron transfer flavoprotein subunit alpha/FixB family protein, translated as MTKDIFVFIEQRGGAILPAALQAISAATQLAAKTGGKVTAGLVGQDLGPLADKLDSTGVATIYSTGDAALAMYQPLRYTRAIVEMIRKADPQIVLLAASFMGRDVAPRVAVRLSAGLATDCTEFELDSTGTLVVRRPIYNGKATSKVHFNPARLQIASVRPNTFPIPSGGAKAERVSVPYAADASDERQTTKEIARTGGAEKDVTEASIVVSGGRSLKSADNFKIIFDLAHALDGAVGASRAACDAGYQPHSRQVGLTGKTVTPQLYIACGISGAIQHLAGMRGSRRIVAINTDKEAPIFKVADYGVVADIFTFVPLLTEEVKKVRAH; from the coding sequence ATGACGAAGGACATCTTTGTTTTCATCGAACAGCGCGGCGGCGCGATCCTGCCGGCCGCGCTCCAGGCGATCAGCGCCGCAACCCAGCTGGCAGCCAAAACCGGCGGAAAAGTGACGGCCGGGCTCGTTGGCCAGGACCTGGGGCCTTTGGCGGACAAGCTCGATTCGACCGGTGTGGCCACCATCTATTCGACCGGCGATGCGGCGCTGGCCATGTATCAACCGCTGAGGTACACCCGCGCGATCGTCGAAATGATCCGCAAGGCCGATCCGCAGATCGTCCTGCTGGCCGCGTCGTTCATGGGGCGGGACGTCGCCCCGCGCGTCGCGGTGCGATTGAGCGCCGGTCTCGCCACGGATTGCACCGAGTTCGAGCTCGACTCGACCGGTACGCTGGTGGTCCGCCGGCCGATCTACAATGGCAAAGCCACGTCGAAGGTGCATTTCAACCCCGCACGATTGCAGATCGCCTCCGTGCGCCCCAACACGTTTCCCATTCCGTCCGGCGGGGCGAAGGCCGAACGCGTGAGCGTACCCTACGCCGCCGATGCGAGCGACGAGCGTCAGACAACCAAAGAAATCGCCCGGACCGGCGGCGCGGAGAAGGACGTGACCGAGGCGTCGATCGTCGTCTCCGGCGGTCGCAGCCTGAAGAGCGCGGACAATTTCAAGATCATCTTCGACCTCGCCCACGCCCTCGACGGCGCGGTCGGCGCCAGCCGCGCCGCCTGCGACGCGGGCTATCAGCCGCACTCGCGGCAGGTCGGCCTGACGGGCAAGACGGTGACGCCGCAGCTTTACATCGCCTGCGGGATCAGCGGGGCGATCCAGCACCTCGCGGGCATGCGCGGCAGCCGCCGTATCGTGGCGATCAATACGGACAAGGAAGCGCCGATCTTCAAAGTCGCGGACTACGGCGTTGTGGCGGACATCTTTACTTTCGTCCCGCTCCTCACGGAGGAAGTGAAGAAGGTGCGGGCGCACTAA
- a CDS encoding iron chelate uptake ABC transporter family permease subunit: MSDELYRLLTLQDWNTRIALAGTGLLGAASGVIGSLAVLRRRALMGDALAHAALPGLWAAFFVMRERHFAGLLLGAALAGTLGVLIVVALRRYTRIKEDAAIGIVLSVFFGAGMCLSRILQSAGIGNTAGLDSFIFGKAASMLGEDVRAIATVAAVVIGCVVLFYKEFRLLCFDREFAGALGWPVLLLDVWLMALLVLCTVIGLPAVGVVLMAALLITPAAAARFWTDRLSWMIVLAAIFGALSGLIGSGLSALYTHLSTGPAVVLAAASFFTISMLFAPRRGVVTDAFKRWQLRRKIGLQNLLRTMFELSERRRGGRPTYRLEEIEGGRAWTRQIAHLQLARAAREGLVYEALDGYGLTPAGREAAERVVRAHRLWEMFLVEHASIAPDHVDRDADQIEHILPPELLRELEEKLQAEGRLPAVPQSPHVLGESAV, encoded by the coding sequence ATGAGCGACGAACTCTACCGATTGCTGACGCTCCAGGATTGGAATACGCGGATCGCGCTGGCGGGGACGGGTCTCCTTGGCGCGGCGTCGGGGGTGATCGGTTCGCTGGCGGTGTTGCGGCGGCGGGCGCTGATGGGCGATGCGCTGGCCCATGCCGCGCTGCCGGGGTTGTGGGCGGCGTTCTTCGTAATGCGCGAGCGGCATTTCGCGGGGCTGCTTCTGGGCGCGGCTCTGGCCGGGACGCTCGGCGTGCTCATTGTCGTAGCGCTGCGGCGTTACACACGAATCAAGGAAGATGCGGCCATCGGCATTGTGCTCAGTGTATTCTTCGGCGCGGGGATGTGCCTCTCGCGCATCCTTCAATCCGCCGGTATTGGCAACACTGCAGGGCTCGATTCGTTCATCTTCGGCAAGGCCGCGTCCATGCTCGGCGAGGACGTGCGGGCCATCGCTACCGTCGCGGCGGTCGTGATCGGCTGCGTCGTCCTGTTTTACAAGGAGTTTCGGCTGCTGTGCTTCGATCGCGAGTTCGCGGGAGCGCTGGGCTGGCCCGTGCTGCTGCTCGACGTCTGGCTGATGGCCCTGCTCGTACTATGCACAGTCATCGGACTGCCTGCCGTTGGTGTCGTGCTGATGGCGGCACTGCTCATTACGCCCGCGGCGGCGGCGCGGTTCTGGACCGATAGGCTGTCGTGGATGATCGTGCTGGCGGCAATTTTCGGGGCGCTGTCGGGCCTGATTGGCAGCGGTCTCAGTGCGTTGTACACACACCTTTCGACCGGCCCGGCGGTCGTGCTGGCGGCCGCGTCTTTTTTCACGATCTCGATGCTCTTCGCCCCGCGGCGCGGCGTCGTGACCGACGCATTCAAGCGGTGGCAACTGCGCCGCAAGATCGGCCTGCAAAACCTGCTGCGGACGATGTTCGAATTATCCGAGCGGCGGCGGGGCGGGCGGCCGACGTACCGGCTGGAGGAGATCGAGGGCGGCCGCGCATGGACGCGGCAGATCGCGCACCTGCAACTGGCTCGCGCGGCGCGGGAAGGACTGGTCTACGAGGCCCTGGACGGTTACGGCCTGACGCCCGCCGGGCGGGAAGCGGCGGAGCGCGTGGTCCGCGCGCACCGGCTGTGGGAGATGTTTCTCGTCGAACATGCATCGATCGCGCCGGATCACGTGGACCGTGACGCGGACCAGATTGAGCACATCCTGCCACCGGAACTCTTGCGGGAGCTTGAAGAGAAGCTGCAAGCCGAGGGCCGACTGCCCGCCGTGCCGCAGTCGCCACACGTGCTCGGAGAATCGGCGGTATGA
- a CDS encoding ABC transporter ATP-binding protein, whose translation MTHVAASEKEADYVSATPAPAAVPAVEVHDVTVAYYRKPVLWDVDLQLPSARLIGVVGPNGAGKTTLIKAILGLIPLASGHIEVFGQPLKTLRRRVGYVPQRETIDWDFPVSALDVVLMGRYGRIGWCRRPGQKDRTAAMAALERVGMAEYAHRQISQLSGGQQQRVFLARALVQEADLYLMDEPFAGVDAATESAIVELLRELRATGRTVVAVHHDLQTVADYFDYLVMLNMRIVAAGPTEEVFTPKKLHETYGGRLTLLDEAAEALRRTAGGRPGLR comes from the coding sequence ATGACCCACGTCGCAGCCTCTGAAAAGGAGGCGGATTATGTCAGCGCGACGCCCGCGCCGGCCGCGGTGCCTGCCGTCGAGGTACACGACGTCACGGTAGCCTACTATCGCAAGCCCGTGCTGTGGGACGTTGATCTGCAACTACCCAGCGCGCGGCTCATCGGCGTCGTCGGTCCCAATGGAGCGGGCAAGACGACGCTTATCAAGGCAATCCTCGGGCTGATCCCGTTGGCCAGCGGGCACATCGAGGTCTTCGGGCAACCGCTCAAGACCCTGCGCCGCCGCGTCGGCTATGTCCCGCAGCGCGAAACCATCGACTGGGATTTCCCCGTCAGCGCGCTCGATGTCGTGCTGATGGGCCGGTACGGTCGGATCGGCTGGTGCCGGCGGCCGGGTCAGAAGGACCGCACCGCGGCGATGGCCGCCCTGGAACGCGTGGGCATGGCCGAGTACGCCCACCGCCAGATCAGCCAGCTTTCCGGCGGCCAGCAGCAGCGCGTGTTTCTCGCGCGGGCCCTGGTGCAGGAAGCGGACCTGTATCTCATGGACGAACCATTTGCCGGCGTGGACGCCGCGACGGAGTCCGCCATCGTCGAATTGCTCCGTGAACTCCGCGCCACCGGCCGTACGGTCGTCGCCGTACACCACGATTTGCAGACCGTCGCGGACTATTTTGATTACCTCGTCATGCTCAACATGCGGATCGTCGCGGCCGGGCCGACGGAGGAAGTGTTCACGCCGAAAAAGCTGCACGAGACGTACGGGGGGCGGCTGACGCTGCTCGATGAGGCGGCCGAGGCGCTGCGCCGCACGGCGGGCGGGCGGCCGGGGCTGCGATGA
- a CDS encoding metal ABC transporter permease yields MTTLAFITSDDAWVMTAGVLCNVSCGLLGCYLVLRRMSLLGDAITHAILPGLALAFMITNSRHIFPMMIGALVVGLLTAFLTQALSRWGKVPEDSSMGVVFTSLFALGVLMITVVADDVDLDPGCVLYGDIGATPGFPLIIGDWEAPVPRQVAILGVVLLVNLAAIGLFYKELKVVSFDPMLAVSMGINATLVHYGLMTLVAGTAVASFESVGSILVVAMLIAPPATAHLLTDRLSVMLVLSALLGAIAAIAGYLISAYVIDTPPAAMMAVVAGAQFALAVFFAPRYGLISSRLRQPSLTMPARPWQTEDPGRI; encoded by the coding sequence ATGACGACGCTGGCCTTTATCACGAGCGACGATGCGTGGGTGATGACCGCGGGCGTGCTGTGCAACGTCTCTTGCGGACTGCTCGGCTGCTACCTGGTGCTGCGGCGGATGTCGCTCTTGGGCGACGCGATCACGCACGCGATCCTGCCGGGGCTGGCCCTGGCCTTCATGATCACGAACTCGCGGCACATTTTTCCCATGATGATCGGCGCGCTGGTGGTGGGCTTGCTCACGGCGTTTCTGACACAGGCCCTGTCGCGCTGGGGGAAGGTGCCGGAGGATTCATCGATGGGCGTGGTCTTCACGTCGCTCTTTGCGCTGGGCGTGCTGATGATCACCGTCGTCGCCGACGACGTGGACCTCGATCCCGGCTGCGTGCTGTATGGCGACATCGGCGCGACGCCGGGCTTTCCGCTGATCATCGGGGATTGGGAGGCCCCCGTGCCGCGGCAGGTGGCGATCCTCGGCGTCGTGCTGCTCGTCAATCTTGCGGCGATCGGGCTGTTCTACAAGGAGCTGAAGGTCGTGTCGTTCGATCCTATGCTCGCCGTCAGCATGGGCATCAACGCCACACTCGTTCACTATGGACTCATGACGCTCGTCGCGGGCACGGCCGTCGCGTCGTTCGAGTCCGTCGGTTCAATCCTCGTCGTGGCGATGCTCATCGCCCCACCGGCGACCGCGCACCTGCTGACCGATCGGCTGAGCGTGATGCTCGTGCTCTCCGCACTGCTCGGGGCGATTGCCGCGATCGCAGGCTATCTCATCTCCGCCTACGTGATCGATACTCCCCCCGCCGCGATGATGGCGGTGGTCGCCGGAGCGCAATTTGCCTTGGCGGTCTTTTTCGCCCCGCGATATGGGCTCATCAGCAGTCGCCTGCGACAACCATCATTGACCATGCCGGCCCGACCCTGGCAGACCGAGGATCCCGGACGGATATAG
- the mntR gene encoding manganese-binding transcriptional regulator MntR, with translation MKKVGKSATARLRSPAPALLGPEKQALHHRRTRQAHAAEIAEDYVEVIADLIDAGGEARAVDIAKRLGVTHVTVTKTIARLQKGGLVSTRPYRSIFLTDAGRRLAESSRQRHQTVTRFLTAIGVSEPVAHSDAEGIEHHVSDETLRAMRAFVSTRSR, from the coding sequence ATGAAAAAGGTAGGAAAATCCGCCACGGCCCGCTTGCGGTCCCCGGCCCCGGCCCTCCTCGGCCCGGAAAAGCAGGCCCTGCACCACCGCCGCACGCGGCAGGCCCACGCCGCCGAGATCGCCGAGGATTATGTCGAAGTGATCGCCGATTTGATCGACGCCGGCGGCGAGGCCCGCGCCGTCGACATCGCCAAACGTCTGGGCGTCACTCACGTGACTGTCACCAAGACGATCGCCCGCCTGCAGAAGGGCGGCCTCGTCAGCACCCGCCCCTATCGCTCGATCTTCCTCACCGACGCCGGTCGCCGCCTCGCCGAATCCTCCCGCCAGCGCCACCAGACCGTGACGCGCTTCCTGACGGCCATCGGCGTCAGCGAGCCGGTCGCCCATTCCGACGCCGAGGGCATCGAGCACCACGTCAGCGACGAGACGCTCCGCGCTATGCGCGCTTTCGTGTCCACGCGCTCGCGCTAA